The following are from one region of the Thermoproteus uzoniensis 768-20 genome:
- a CDS encoding carbohydrate kinase family protein: MPSVVALGHLLMDIQLYLADKPDVGEAALVGELRYGGGGSASNFAVAARRLGLASAIITSVGFDGFGRVLLEELMREGVDISRVKIVIGQQTGTSFLLVYPSGDVKVFEYVGASEAVEPKDLSDAAFKGFDHLHITMYRLDTAVHAARLAKKLGLSVSVDPGRIWSARGLDYLRELLAEADYLLLNESEFRALLRGDVGEAFGLGIDMVIVKRGPQGATAYLRSGEIFEAWGFKVEAVDTTGAGDAFDAAFLAALLEGRGVDYALRFANAAGALKTTRKGARSSPTREEVEKFLATRNI; the protein is encoded by the coding sequence ATGCCATCGGTCGTGGCGTTGGGGCACCTCCTCATGGACATACAGCTCTACCTGGCCGATAAGCCCGACGTAGGCGAGGCGGCGCTCGTCGGCGAGCTCCGCTACGGCGGTGGCGGCTCCGCCTCCAACTTCGCCGTTGCCGCCAGAAGGCTCGGCCTCGCCTCGGCCATAATAACCTCAGTCGGCTTCGACGGCTTCGGCAGAGTCCTCCTAGAGGAGCTGATGAGGGAGGGCGTCGACATCTCGAGGGTCAAGATAGTGATAGGCCAACAGACGGGCACCTCGTTCCTTTTGGTCTACCCCAGCGGGGACGTCAAGGTGTTCGAGTACGTGGGCGCCTCCGAGGCCGTGGAGCCCAAGGACTTGTCGGACGCCGCGTTCAAGGGCTTCGACCATCTACATATCACTATGTATAGGCTGGACACCGCAGTCCACGCGGCCAGACTGGCCAAGAAGCTCGGCCTTTCGGTGAGCGTGGACCCTGGGAGGATATGGTCCGCGAGAGGCCTCGACTACTTAAGGGAGTTGCTGGCCGAGGCGGACTACCTCCTCCTAAACGAGTCGGAGTTCCGGGCTCTCCTCCGCGGCGATGTGGGCGAGGCGTTCGGGCTAGGCATCGACATGGTGATCGTCAAGCGGGGGCCGCAAGGGGCGACCGCGTATCTGCGGAGCGGCGAGATCTTCGAGGCGTGGGGATTCAAGGTAGAGGCGGTCGACACGACCGGAGCTGGCGACGCGTTCGACGCGGCGTTTCTTGCGGCGCTCCTAGAGGGGCGCGGCGTGGACTACGCCTTGAGGTTCGCCAACGCCGCAGGCGCCTTGAAAACGACCAGAAAGGGGGCCAGGTCTTCGCCCACTAGGGAGGAGGTCGAGAAGTTCCTTGCAACAAGAAATATATAG
- a CDS encoding M24 family metallopeptidase translates to MLKVGKEVLLRRIAELGRRLSGLGYDAYYLTNPENIFYLTNYFFLQTERPLALLVTARGELALFAPMVEYEHFSLRSELPIDEHYYFDYPGEVHPIKFIAERIGELARRWGIKSLALENRAGAAGGWGYSGPALADLLGQLKVSVEPRLVEDMRLVKGAEEVALIEESGRWAARGIEIARGLMAEGKYDWEVALEASLELSREMKRAFGEGYMPMRESVPGFVGFRGQIGEYSYYPHSISAPRPFRKGDVVGIGAGPEVGGYYSELERTLVLGGAGQEVRRYFEAMLELRHAALDALRPGVSVAEVDKAVRARAERLGLSGKLRHHTGHGIGLGFHERPYLDVGSDEVLRPGMVVTIEPGIYVKGLGGFRHSDTVLITEGGYRLLTKYPEDLDELVV, encoded by the coding sequence ATGCTCAAGGTGGGGAAGGAGGTCTTGTTGAGGAGGATCGCCGAGCTGGGCAGGCGGCTGTCGGGGCTGGGCTACGACGCCTACTATCTGACCAACCCCGAGAACATATTTTACCTCACCAACTACTTCTTCCTCCAGACCGAGCGCCCTCTGGCTCTGCTAGTCACGGCGCGCGGCGAGCTTGCGCTGTTCGCTCCCATGGTCGAGTACGAGCACTTCTCGTTGAGGTCCGAGCTCCCTATCGACGAGCACTACTACTTCGACTACCCGGGGGAGGTCCACCCCATAAAGTTCATCGCCGAGAGGATAGGGGAGCTAGCCAGGCGGTGGGGCATAAAGTCGCTGGCGTTGGAGAACCGCGCGGGCGCCGCAGGCGGCTGGGGGTACAGTGGACCGGCCTTGGCGGATCTCCTGGGCCAGCTGAAGGTGTCGGTGGAGCCCCGCCTGGTCGAGGACATGCGCCTCGTCAAAGGCGCCGAGGAGGTCGCCCTTATAGAGGAGAGCGGGAGGTGGGCCGCCAGAGGCATCGAGATAGCTAGGGGCCTCATGGCCGAGGGCAAGTACGACTGGGAGGTCGCCTTGGAGGCCAGCCTGGAGCTGAGCAGGGAGATGAAGAGGGCTTTCGGCGAGGGCTATATGCCCATGAGAGAGTCGGTGCCCGGCTTCGTCGGCTTTAGGGGACAGATAGGCGAGTACAGCTACTACCCCCACTCTATATCGGCCCCCCGCCCGTTCAGAAAGGGGGATGTGGTGGGGATCGGGGCGGGCCCAGAGGTCGGCGGCTACTACAGCGAGCTGGAGAGGACCTTAGTGCTCGGAGGGGCCGGCCAAGAGGTGAGGAGGTATTTCGAGGCCATGTTGGAGCTCCGACATGCTGCGCTGGACGCCTTGAGGCCCGGCGTATCGGTAGCCGAGGTGGATAAGGCCGTGAGGGCGAGGGCGGAGCGGCTGGGCCTCTCGGGGAAGCTGAGACACCATACCGGCCACGGCATAGGGCTGGGCTTCCACGAACGGCCCTATCTGGACGTGGGATCCGACGAAGTCTTGAGGCCGGGCATGGTCGTCACGATCGAGCCGGGGATATACGTCAAGGGGCTCGGCGGGTTTAGGCATTCTGACACTGTGTTGATAACGGAGGGCGGCTACAGGTTGCTCACCAAATACCCCGAGGACCTCGACGAGCTAGTGGTATGA
- a CDS encoding CPBP family intramembrane glutamic endopeptidase — protein MTDRGALYLALAYIALLAALDVVSAFLPTWASVYGLAALETAFFVSFRWVRLKYSSRGLYNALLLFFVWFMATAFLSPFLASGEAAAEAQDLYKSGLLPIVVVVFVLEEPVVSESIFRGVLFQQLSARNRALAYVVSSLAYSLLLTAPDTATEALVAALYFLLGLILAYAYEKGGFASALAVHAVYSVLYTASLMLSAIL, from the coding sequence ATGACTGATAGAGGCGCTCTCTACCTAGCGCTGGCCTACATAGCGCTCCTAGCCGCGTTGGACGTAGTCTCCGCATTCCTCCCTACTTGGGCCTCTGTGTACGGGCTCGCCGCGTTAGAGACGGCCTTCTTCGTATCGTTTAGGTGGGTGAGGCTCAAGTACTCCAGCCGCGGCCTCTACAACGCGCTCCTGCTATTCTTCGTGTGGTTCATGGCCACGGCCTTCCTGTCGCCGTTTCTGGCCTCCGGCGAAGCCGCGGCGGAGGCTCAAGACCTCTACAAGAGCGGCTTGTTGCCAATAGTCGTGGTCGTATTCGTGTTGGAGGAGCCCGTCGTCTCCGAGTCGATCTTCAGAGGAGTCCTGTTCCAGCAATTGTCGGCGAGGAACAGGGCGTTGGCCTATGTGGTCTCGTCGCTGGCCTACTCCCTCCTGCTCACCGCGCCGGACACGGCAACGGAGGCCCTCGTCGCAGCTCTCTACTTCTTGCTGGGGCTTATCCTCGCCTATGCCTACGAGAAGGGCGGCTTCGCGTCGGCTCTGGCAGTCCACGCCGTGTATTCCGTGTTGTACACCGCATCGTTGATGCTCTCCGCCATCCTCTAG
- a CDS encoding ATP-binding protein translates to MVRITQILNLPPETLNRTLLLGGPGIGKTEITEQYARELAKKEGRTFVDLDLLDERAAHKLAEDCEGYFVYLRVAAPHIFPEDVSIPKPLASGDVIDFLTPVRLKILSKCRGLFFIDEMTNVKRADQRVFFYSLVQEGKAGWSWRLSPDVIVVLAGNPPSMSVDAEPLPAPLLNRLTVLNVEPPTVDEWCAYMDRRYGDAWERAVCEFLKEGPSFLFEPPKEPEGLEAYPTPRSWTRLAVQLHILGGIKADEDLVAEVVYGNVGRATGSRFLNFYMSRIPKEFFRKASRAVEKV, encoded by the coding sequence GTGGTCAGGATCACGCAGATATTGAACCTCCCCCCGGAGACCCTAAACAGGACCCTCCTCCTAGGCGGGCCCGGAATAGGCAAGACGGAGATCACCGAGCAGTACGCCAGAGAGCTCGCCAAGAAGGAGGGCAGGACCTTCGTCGACTTAGATCTCCTCGACGAGAGGGCCGCCCACAAGTTGGCTGAGGACTGCGAGGGGTACTTCGTCTATCTGAGGGTGGCCGCGCCGCATATATTCCCCGAGGACGTCTCGATCCCCAAGCCCCTCGCCAGCGGCGACGTCATAGACTTCCTCACGCCGGTGCGGCTGAAGATATTGTCCAAGTGCAGAGGCCTCTTCTTCATCGACGAGATGACCAACGTGAAGAGGGCCGACCAGAGAGTCTTCTTCTACAGCCTGGTCCAGGAGGGCAAGGCGGGCTGGAGCTGGCGGCTCTCGCCCGACGTCATCGTGGTGCTGGCCGGCAACCCTCCCTCGATGAGCGTCGACGCCGAGCCTCTCCCGGCTCCTCTACTCAACAGGTTGACTGTCCTCAACGTAGAGCCGCCGACAGTCGACGAGTGGTGCGCCTACATGGACAGGAGATACGGCGACGCGTGGGAGAGAGCCGTCTGCGAGTTCCTCAAGGAGGGGCCCTCGTTCCTCTTCGAGCCGCCCAAGGAGCCGGAGGGGCTGGAGGCCTACCCCACCCCGAGGTCCTGGACGCGCTTGGCGGTCCAGCTACACATACTCGGCGGCATCAAGGCGGACGAGGACCTAGTCGCGGAGGTTGTCTACGGCAACGTGGGCCGCGCCACAGGCTCCAGATTCCTCAACTTCTACATGTCGAGGATCCCCAAGGAATTTTTTCGAAAAGCCTCTAGAGCTGTGGAGAAAGTTTGA
- a CDS encoding DUF2201 family putative metallopeptidase — MELGRIGEEFQKIKEYLMLRDPTYYFLVMSFPIAYSKEVPKNAYAMFTGNMILVGDRFFQQSLTAENRAAILMHEVLHAYLGHLERARDLMKMGKAEEAMAFNVAADVVINEKLEAGGFEVPWDMLRAGHVGVSRTAALKMSAEELAAKLSGLSRRQLLKLYRQSSRIAEGERQVSNYVTMNPGSEEIRQARDPGEVRRILERKARRIRSYREPGTSPFGHIRHIADVDRPSLDWRRLLRVELEEAVESLRDLRKRWSRTSRKSEWYPSKVGIGPNAVDIYVLLDTSASIDDEKLRRFASEVYGLLRAGASKVFVIPWDARAYEPVELRRPSDIEKIKKGLRGGGGTIPDEAIKYVLTKAQRRSVVVVLSDFELAETAETRKLFSELAARHKLILVSAGRGSVDYPGTFIKIGD, encoded by the coding sequence GTGGAGTTGGGCCGCATAGGCGAGGAGTTCCAGAAGATCAAGGAGTACCTCATGTTGAGGGACCCCACCTACTACTTCCTCGTCATGTCCTTCCCCATAGCGTACTCGAAGGAGGTCCCCAAGAACGCGTATGCGATGTTCACCGGGAACATGATACTGGTGGGGGACCGCTTCTTCCAGCAATCGCTGACCGCCGAGAACAGAGCCGCGATACTCATGCACGAGGTCCTACACGCCTATCTAGGCCATCTGGAGAGGGCTAGAGACCTCATGAAGATGGGCAAGGCGGAGGAGGCCATGGCGTTCAACGTGGCGGCGGACGTAGTCATCAACGAGAAGCTCGAGGCCGGCGGGTTCGAAGTGCCTTGGGACATGCTCAGGGCCGGGCACGTCGGGGTGTCCAGGACCGCCGCCTTGAAGATGTCGGCCGAGGAGCTGGCGGCTAAGTTGTCGGGCCTCTCTAGGAGGCAACTCCTCAAGCTCTACAGGCAGTCTTCCAGGATAGCCGAGGGCGAGAGGCAGGTGTCCAACTACGTGACCATGAATCCGGGCTCCGAGGAGATAAGGCAGGCCCGCGATCCGGGCGAAGTCAGGAGGATCTTGGAGAGGAAGGCGCGGCGTATTAGATCCTACAGAGAGCCCGGCACGTCGCCTTTCGGCCACATCAGGCATATAGCCGACGTGGATAGGCCGTCGCTCGACTGGAGGAGGCTCTTGAGGGTCGAGCTGGAGGAGGCCGTGGAGAGCTTGAGGGATCTACGCAAGCGTTGGTCCAGGACGTCCCGCAAGTCCGAGTGGTACCCCTCCAAGGTGGGCATAGGGCCGAACGCGGTGGACATATACGTCCTGCTCGACACGTCCGCATCTATAGACGACGAGAAGCTGAGGAGGTTCGCCTCGGAAGTCTACGGTCTGTTGAGGGCTGGCGCCTCCAAGGTCTTCGTGATACCTTGGGACGCCAGGGCCTACGAGCCCGTGGAGCTGAGGCGGCCGTCCGACATAGAGAAGATCAAGAAGGGCTTGAGGGGCGGCGGAGGCACTATACCCGACGAGGCTATCAAATACGTCTTGACCAAGGCGCAACGCAGATCTGTCGTGGTAGTGCTCAGCGATTTCGAGCTGGCGGAGACGGCGGAGACCAGGAAGCTCTTCTCGGAGCTGGCGGCGAGGCACAAGCTCATATTGGTGTCGGCCGGAAGGGGATCCGTGGACTACCCCGGCACCTTCATCAAGATAGGCGACTGA
- a CDS encoding phospholipase D-like domain-containing protein has protein sequence MEIGRGVGRVVASAIGSASRRIWISSPWIGPSYVRVLVDRALAGVDVRVVTMDMPDNAGRDLARAADLYGSDKLREAGAKIAYWRRRRNSSRVAALRDAALLTLLALASVLVAGRLAQYSQLLYLVAATLAAVAAAVAVYRLRASRKAEAELLAAEAEFERLSRELAASREAIRRNLKTLVVPPATAFVHAKLYIVDDKAWASSANLTDSGVEENVELLVEVDAAAAERAFEQLWSTLSAELSRLS, from the coding sequence GTGGAGATAGGCCGAGGCGTCGGGAGAGTTGTGGCCTCAGCGATAGGCTCCGCCAGCAGGAGGATCTGGATCTCGTCGCCCTGGATAGGGCCCAGCTACGTCAGAGTGTTGGTCGACAGGGCGCTCGCTGGAGTCGATGTGCGCGTCGTGACTATGGATATGCCCGACAACGCCGGGAGGGACCTGGCCCGCGCCGCCGATCTCTACGGCTCCGACAAGTTGAGAGAGGCGGGGGCCAAGATAGCGTACTGGAGGAGGAGGCGCAACTCTAGCCGCGTCGCCGCGTTGAGGGACGCCGCCCTCCTGACGCTGTTGGCTCTGGCGTCCGTGCTAGTAGCCGGACGCCTCGCCCAGTACTCCCAACTGCTCTATCTGGTCGCGGCGACGCTTGCGGCCGTGGCGGCGGCCGTCGCCGTCTATAGGCTAAGGGCGTCGCGGAAGGCGGAGGCCGAGCTACTGGCCGCAGAGGCCGAGTTCGAGAGGCTGAGCAGAGAGCTGGCCGCCTCTAGGGAGGCCATCCGGAGAAATCTGAAGACCCTCGTGGTGCCCCCCGCGACGGCCTTCGTGCACGCCAAGCTGTACATAGTGGACGACAAGGCCTGGGCATCCTCGGCGAATTTGACCGACAGCGGGGTCGAGGAGAACGTCGAGCTGTTGGTGGAGGTGGACGCGGCCGCGGCCGAGCGCGCCTTCGAGCAATTATGGTCTACACTGTCGGCGGAGCTCAGTCGCCTATCTTGA
- a CDS encoding 30S ribosomal protein S4e, whose amino-acid sequence MPHLRRAVSPAWWPIPRKVGGVWAVKPAPGPHSLRRSMPLAVLVRDVLRYAKTLREARYIVARGYIKVDGRVRREYKFPVGVMDVVEVVPTGEVYRLVPDPVSYIKPVQIPSDEADLKLLRIEGKNYVSGNRIQLHFHDGRNLILPADVGLRFKTFDSVVYSISGKSVRQHIPFKLGVQSMVFDGSNVGFMGTVVEINWTLKRRLSTVALKSGEEVKRTILDYVMPVGESAPILKLQ is encoded by the coding sequence ATGCCGCATCTTCGACGCGCCGTCTCGCCGGCGTGGTGGCCGATACCGAGGAAGGTGGGCGGAGTGTGGGCCGTCAAGCCGGCTCCCGGTCCCCACAGCCTCCGCAGATCGATGCCTCTCGCCGTGTTGGTCAGAGACGTCCTCCGCTACGCCAAGACCTTAAGGGAAGCCCGCTACATAGTGGCGAGGGGCTACATAAAGGTCGACGGGAGGGTTAGGAGAGAGTATAAGTTCCCCGTAGGCGTCATGGACGTGGTCGAGGTTGTGCCCACGGGCGAGGTCTACAGGCTAGTGCCCGATCCGGTCAGCTACATAAAGCCGGTCCAGATACCCAGCGACGAGGCCGATCTGAAGCTTCTGAGGATCGAGGGCAAGAACTACGTGTCGGGCAACAGGATACAGCTCCACTTCCACGACGGGAGGAACTTAATTCTGCCGGCAGACGTCGGGCTTAGGTTCAAGACCTTCGACTCGGTCGTCTACTCCATATCGGGCAAGTCGGTGAGGCAACACATACCCTTCAAATTAGGCGTTCAGTCTATGGTGTTCGACGGAAGCAACGTGGGCTTCATGGGCACCGTTGTCGAGATTAACTGGACTCTGAAGAGAAGACTCTCGACTGTGGCTCTCAAAAGCGGCGAGGAGGTCAAAAGGACGATCCTCGACTACGTGATGCCTGTAGGGGAGTCGGCGCCGATCCTCAAGCTTCAGTAG
- a CDS encoding cystathionine gamma-synthase family protein has protein sequence MRRRTAAVRGHGWRDQFGSPLPPVYLTAVFEQVGEARKSDRGVDLKYAREENPTVRAFERIMASLEAGADALAFNSGMASISTLSVYLLNKDDLLLTTKEAYGATLRLFSTLGEKFGVRLLKAYPATEAVVEAVKAARPKVVFVETMTNPTLKVLDMPEVVKAAKDLGAVVVVDNTFATPVLVNPLSFGADYVVHSATKYIAGHNDVVGGVVVTRNVDKDLWTYRAMLGGIMQPFEAFLCMRGAKTLFPRFELQSKNAKAVAEFLAEHSKVKEVLYPGLPTHRDHETAKKLFGGLYGGVLSFRIKGGRPEVERVLSSFKLITPSPSLGGTETIATYPVLSAASPIPPEDREELGITEDLIRLSVGLEDVEDIIEDLDQALSSI, from the coding sequence ATGCGCCGCCGTACTGCCGCAGTTAGAGGACACGGGTGGAGGGACCAATTCGGCTCCCCGCTCCCTCCGGTGTACCTCACCGCTGTGTTCGAGCAGGTAGGCGAGGCGAGGAAGAGCGATAGGGGGGTCGACTTGAAGTACGCGAGGGAGGAGAACCCCACCGTCAGAGCTTTCGAGAGGATAATGGCCTCGCTCGAGGCGGGGGCCGACGCCCTCGCGTTCAACAGCGGGATGGCCTCGATATCTACCCTCTCTGTTTATCTGCTTAACAAGGACGACCTCTTACTGACCACGAAGGAGGCCTACGGGGCCACTCTGAGGCTCTTCTCGACGCTCGGGGAGAAGTTCGGCGTGAGGTTGCTCAAGGCGTATCCGGCCACCGAGGCCGTAGTCGAGGCCGTGAAGGCCGCTAGGCCGAAGGTCGTCTTCGTCGAGACCATGACAAACCCTACCTTGAAGGTGCTGGACATGCCCGAGGTGGTGAAGGCGGCGAAAGATCTCGGCGCTGTCGTTGTGGTCGACAACACGTTCGCCACGCCGGTGCTGGTAAATCCGCTGTCCTTCGGCGCCGACTACGTGGTGCATTCGGCCACGAAGTACATAGCCGGCCACAACGACGTGGTCGGCGGCGTCGTGGTGACGCGGAACGTCGACAAGGATTTGTGGACGTACAGGGCGATGCTGGGGGGCATCATGCAGCCCTTCGAGGCGTTCCTCTGCATGCGCGGCGCCAAGACGCTGTTCCCGCGCTTTGAGCTACAGAGCAAGAACGCCAAGGCCGTCGCGGAGTTCCTCGCAGAGCATAGCAAGGTCAAGGAGGTCTTGTACCCGGGCCTGCCGACTCATAGAGATCACGAGACCGCCAAGAAGCTATTCGGCGGGCTTTACGGAGGGGTCCTCTCCTTTAGGATAAAAGGCGGGAGGCCCGAGGTGGAGAGGGTCTTGTCCTCGTTCAAGCTGATAACGCCGAGCCCGAGCCTCGGCGGCACCGAGACCATAGCGACCTACCCCGTACTAAGCGCGGCCTCGCCCATACCTCCCGAGGACAGGGAAGAGCTCGGGATCACAGAGGACCTCATAAGGCTGTCGGTCGGCCTGGAGGACGTCGAGGACATAATAGAGGACTTGGACCAGGCCCTGAGTTCCATATAG
- a CDS encoding PfkB family carbohydrate kinase yields the protein MDAYIVGNPTVDYVVTSEGSTRRIGGPPYYMGLAFAALGLRPVAIGVVGPDERDFIEGELRKIGVEPRLVQGDATSIFELDYRSRPRRSVAVRRPSVKISGVVEGPLVVLNPVFDEIGAVEIYADVSAVDLQGFIRSGRDAPAADILHFSDDDVALDPRQLAEYNSKWRIVVYTLGDGGAYMSVDGRLYYAPSAGLDVEDTTGSGDVFLAAFSAHFLRTGDAEEALCEASMYTAGYLRRKRMERYEYGCEVVRRG from the coding sequence GTGGACGCGTATATAGTGGGCAACCCAACCGTCGACTACGTGGTGACCAGCGAGGGCTCCACGCGCCGCATCGGGGGCCCTCCGTACTACATGGGCTTGGCCTTCGCCGCCCTCGGCTTGAGGCCCGTCGCGATAGGGGTCGTGGGGCCCGACGAGAGGGACTTCATAGAGGGCGAGCTGAGGAAGATAGGCGTAGAGCCCCGCCTCGTTCAAGGCGACGCCACCTCGATCTTCGAGCTGGACTACAGATCCCGGCCGCGGAGGAGCGTCGCCGTGAGGCGGCCCTCGGTCAAGATATCGGGAGTCGTCGAGGGGCCTCTGGTCGTCCTCAACCCCGTGTTCGACGAAATAGGCGCGGTGGAGATTTACGCCGACGTCTCGGCCGTGGATCTGCAGGGCTTTATCAGATCTGGGCGCGATGCCCCAGCCGCCGATATACTGCACTTCTCAGACGACGACGTGGCGTTGGACCCGCGGCAACTGGCCGAGTACAACTCTAAGTGGAGAATTGTTGTGTATACTCTGGGCGACGGCGGCGCGTATATGTCGGTTGACGGCCGCCTCTACTACGCCCCGAGCGCCGGCCTCGACGTGGAGGACACGACGGGGAGCGGCGACGTGTTCCTCGCGGCGTTCTCCGCGCATTTTCTTAGGACGGGCGACGCGGAGGAGGCGCTGTGCGAGGCGTCCATGTACACGGCCGGCTACCTCCGCCGCAAGAGAATGGAGAGGTACGAATACGGTTGCGAGGTCGTGCGGCGCGGCTAA
- a CDS encoding CBS domain-containing protein has protein sequence MGMSDSIYNVLKTLVDIYSRENIPVKSKEIAEALKVHEGYIRNIMSVLKSMGLVISKAGPHGGYVPTSKAYDIISKQTLSVPIYHNNTAIGYALDISLIGLLTERPLASMRVLGDLSPYVQKEVRVGPLPSGIVIMGKLIKADLESLMEVDSVVSIPHVPVSEIMTRKPVTARPDDPLDKYIDVLSKRRYRGIPVVDEQGRPVGLLMSSRVVEALARCAGNIKVGDVMILNPPVINASDDIYDVIGAMLANNIGRLLVVDDEGKLVGIVTRTDILSRIASLESIA, from the coding sequence ATGGGCATGTCGGACTCTATATACAATGTGCTTAAGACTTTGGTCGATATATACTCCAGGGAAAATATACCTGTTAAGTCCAAGGAAATAGCCGAGGCGTTGAAGGTCCACGAGGGCTATATAAGGAATATAATGTCGGTGCTCAAGTCGATGGGCCTCGTCATCAGCAAGGCGGGGCCCCACGGCGGCTACGTGCCCACGTCGAAGGCCTACGACATAATAAGCAAGCAGACGCTGTCCGTCCCCATATACCACAACAACACGGCGATAGGCTACGCCCTCGATATATCCCTAATCGGCCTGCTCACCGAGAGGCCTCTGGCCTCCATGAGGGTGCTCGGAGATTTGTCCCCCTACGTACAGAAGGAGGTGAGGGTCGGGCCTCTGCCGAGCGGGATAGTGATCATGGGCAAATTGATCAAGGCCGATCTCGAGTCCTTAATGGAGGTCGACTCGGTGGTCTCGATACCGCATGTGCCCGTCAGCGAGATAATGACCAGGAAGCCCGTGACCGCGAGGCCCGACGACCCTCTAGACAAGTACATCGATGTTCTGTCCAAGAGGAGATACAGGGGGATACCGGTCGTCGACGAGCAGGGGAGGCCTGTGGGCCTCCTGATGTCGTCCAGGGTGGTCGAGGCGCTCGCCCGGTGTGCCGGGAATATAAAGGTCGGCGACGTGATGATCTTGAACCCGCCCGTCATCAACGCATCCGACGACATATACGACGTAATAGGCGCCATGCTGGCCAACAACATAGGCCGTCTGCTGGTGGTGGACGACGAAGGCAAGCTGGTGGGGATCGTGACGAGGACGGACATATTGAGCAGAATAGCGTCTCTCGAGTCTATCGCTTAG
- a CDS encoding D-2-hydroxyacid dehydrogenase — protein sequence MRVLVADQTSDKLLERLRGGGLEVDYRPGIPREELLKVVEGYEILVVRSRTKVDKEVIDRGARLKIVARYGVGLDNIAVDYAIKRGIAVINAPNAPTRSAAELTLGLMIALARRIPILDREVKAGGWPKGKYVGRELYGKKLGVVGFGRIGRTVAQYARALGMEVVASDVIDVSAEAAKIGARQVPLERLLAESDVVSLHVPLTPSTYRLMDDDRLSLLKDGAMLINTSRGEVVDIDALAKHIDRLWGVALDVLPEEPPRSEKLLKLLSHEKVIVTPHVGSETYEAYDRLAEELALNILEAVKRI from the coding sequence ATGCGGGTCCTCGTGGCCGACCAGACCAGTGACAAGCTCCTGGAGAGGCTCCGAGGAGGCGGACTCGAGGTGGACTACCGGCCGGGCATCCCCCGAGAGGAGCTCTTGAAAGTTGTCGAGGGGTACGAGATCCTCGTTGTGAGGAGCAGGACGAAGGTGGACAAGGAGGTTATCGATAGGGGGGCCCGGCTCAAGATAGTCGCTCGTTACGGCGTCGGGCTGGACAACATAGCGGTGGACTACGCCATAAAGCGTGGGATAGCCGTGATAAACGCACCGAATGCCCCCACGAGGAGCGCGGCGGAGCTGACCCTAGGCCTCATGATAGCCCTCGCCAGGCGCATACCGATTCTCGACAGGGAAGTAAAGGCGGGCGGCTGGCCCAAGGGGAAGTACGTGGGGAGGGAGCTCTACGGCAAGAAGCTCGGCGTGGTGGGCTTCGGGAGGATAGGGAGGACCGTCGCCCAATACGCCCGGGCGCTCGGAATGGAGGTCGTCGCCAGCGACGTGATAGACGTCTCGGCCGAGGCGGCCAAGATAGGGGCTAGGCAAGTCCCGCTAGAGAGGCTCCTCGCCGAGAGCGACGTGGTGAGCCTGCACGTCCCGCTCACCCCGAGCACCTACAGGCTGATGGACGACGACAGGCTCTCCCTCTTGAAGGACGGCGCCATGTTGATAAACACCAGCAGGGGCGAGGTCGTAGACATAGACGCGTTGGCCAAACACATAGACAGGCTCTGGGGCGTCGCGTTGGACGTATTGCCGGAGGAGCCTCCGAGGAGCGAGAAGTTGCTCAAGCTCCTATCGCACGAGAAGGTCATAGTGACTCCCCACGTCGGCTCGGAGACGTACGAGGCGTACGATAGGCTGGCCGAGGAGCTGGCCCTAAACATCCTCGAGGCGGTCAAGAGGATATGA